In the Limanda limanda chromosome 10, fLimLim1.1, whole genome shotgun sequence genome, one interval contains:
- the LOC133012065 gene encoding protocadherin alpha-3-like, which yields MEQSGRQAWIERWRCVTYMVALMTLWSEASAQIRYSVSEEVKEGSVVGNLAKDLGIDKATLKDREYRIVGGSTEPLFHLNGDDGILYVSRKVDREEICERSDACVINLKTVLENPLEIHYVTIEVLDVNDHSPIFPEKEKRLQIFESTLPGARFQLQPARDPDGGPFSVQQYKLSPNDHFRLEVKERGEDRKMPFLVLQKLLDREAAREHTLLLSALDGGRPVRSGTIEILIEVLDVNDNSPVFTKDTYSVILNENTPPGTLVVQVNATDSDAGANSEIVYSFGKEVDLNVQKLFTIDAETGEIKVIGVIDFEVKKSYEIDIQASDKGPVPLSTDKTVVIKVVDLNDNPPQIEVTSFSKSVPEDCRIGTTVALISVNDLDSGLNGKVSCFIREDSPFAISPSLQDNMYAIVTKSRLDREEKFSYELTVVAKDTGEPPLSSEKTITVVVSDKNDNVPQFSLSPYTFYIRENNDRVAAIFSVTASDLDAGENARISYHIQRESRGDSMGQFLNINSENGDIMALKSFDFETVKTFQFHVVASDSGTPSLSSNVTVNVFILDQNDNAPVILYPVSSNGSAEGVEEIPRNVNAGHLVTKVRAYDADIGYNGWLLFSLQEVTDHSLFGFDRYTGQIRTLRSFTETDEAEHKLLILVKDNGNVSLSATATVIVKVVEPKEAFAASDVKSSSKADEDSNVTFYLMITVGSVSALFLVSIIVLISMQCSKSTDYTSKYVPEPNYDGTLCHSIQYRSGDKRYMLVGPRMSIGSTIGPGSQANTLMLPDRRGISGEVRLCLLKM from the coding sequence ATGGAACAAAGCGGACGGCAGGCGTGGATAGAGCGATGGAGATGCGTCACCTACATGGTGGCATTGATGACATTGTGGAGCGAAGCGTCAGCTCAGATTCGATATTCCGTATCCGAGGAGGTTAAAGAAGGAAGTGTTGTGGGAAACCTAGCAAAAGACTTGGGAATTGACAAGGCGACGCTGAAAGACAGAGAGTATCGCATTGTCGGCGGTTCAACGGAACCTCTTTTTCACTTGAACGGAGACGACGGCATCCTGTACGTCAGCAGGAAAGTGGACAGGGAAGAGATCTGTGAACGAAGCGATGCGTGTGTGATAAACCTTAAAACGGTACTGGAAAACCCGCTGGAAATCCATTATGTGACCATAGAGGTGCTGGATGTAAACGACCACTCCCCCATTTtcccagagaaagagaaacgGCTGCAGATATTTGAATCGACGTTACCGGGCGCACGGTTCCAGCTCCAACCCGCCCGTGACCCAGACGGGGGTCCGTTTTCTGTGCAGCAGTACAAACTGAGTCCAAATGACCACTTTCGTTTGGAGGTTAAGGAGCGAGGCGAAGACCGTAAGATGCCCTTCCTGGTTTTACAGAAGCTGTTAGACAGGGAGGCTGCGAGGGAACACACGCTTCTGCTTTCAGCTCTTGATGGTGGGAGACCAGTGCGCTCTGGAACAATAGAAATACTGATTGAGGTGCTTGATGTTAACGACAATTCGCCAGTTTTTACAAAAGATACTTATTCTGTtatattaaatgaaaacacacctCCTGGCACGTTAGTTGTACAGGTTAATGCGACAGATTCGGATGCAGGCGCGAACAGCGAAATCGTTTACTCATTTGGCAAAGAAGTGGACTTAAATGTGCAGAAACTATTTACCATAGACGCAGAGACTGGAGAAATTAAAGTGATAGGTGTGATTGATTTTGAAGTGAAGAAAAGCTATGAAATTGATATACAAGCGTCAGATAAAGGCCCCGTTCCTTTGTCCACTGACAAAACTGTGGTAATAAAAGTAGTCGACCTTAATGATAATCCTCCACAGATTGAAGTCACGTCATTTTCAAAATCAGTTCCTGAGGACTGCAGAATCGGGACAACAGTTGCTCTGATTAGTGTCAATGATTTGGATTCAGGCCTCAATGGAAAAGTGTCTTGCTTTATACGCGAGGATTCTCCTTTCGCTATTTCTCCGTCCTTGCAGGATAATATGTACGCCATAGTGACCAAGTCCAGACTCGACAGGGAAGAAAAGTTTTCTTATGAACTAACAGTTGTTGCGAAGGACACCGGTGAGCCCCCACTCTCATCTGAAAAGACAATAACTGTTGTCGTATCAGATAAGAACGATAACGTACCACAGTTTTCACTGAGTCcgtatacattttatattagaGAAAATAATGACAGAGTAGCAGCGATCTTTTCAGTCACGGCATCTGATCTAGACGCTGGTGAAAACGCGCGTATTTCTTATCACATTCAGCGGGAGAGCAGGGGAGACAGTATGGGtcagtttttaaatattaactcGGAAAACGGAGACATCATGGCGCTAAAAAGTTTTGACTTTGAAACGGTGAAAACTTTCCAGTTCCACGTTGTTGCGTCAGATTCTGGAACTCCGTCACTGAGCAGCAACGTCACAGTGAACGTGTTCATTCTGGATCAGAACGACAACGCTCCAGTCATCCTGTATCCAGTCAGCTCCAACGGTTCTGCTGAAGGTGTGGAGGAGATTCCCCGCAATGTGAACGCAGGACACTTGGTGACTAAAGTCAGAGCCTATGACGCTGATATAGGATATAACGGCTGGttactgttttcactgcaggaaGTGACTGACCACAGTCTCTTTGGGTTTGACCGCTATACAGGACAGATCAGAACACTTCGCtcattcacagagacagacgaggCTGAGCACAAGCTGCTCATACTGGTCAAAGACAATGGGAATGTGTCACTCTCAGCAACAGCTACTGTCATTGTAAAAGTTGTGGAGCCCAAAGAAGCTTTTGCAGCTTCTGATGTGAAAAGTTCGTCAAAAGCAGATGAGGACAGTAATGTGACTTTTTACCTGATGATAACTGTGGGCTCAGTTTCAGCTCTTTTTCTCGTCAGTATCATCGTGCTGATTTCAATGCAGTGCTCAAAGTCCACAGACTACACTTCCAAATATGTACCAGAGCCTAATTATGATGGGACACTGTGTCACAGCATCCAGTACAGATCTGGAGACAAACGCTACATGTTAGTTGGACCCAGGATGAGTATAGGATCTACTATAGGCCCAGGAAGCCAGGCCAATACACTAATGCTCCCTGACAGGAGAGGGATATCCGGAGAGGTAAGATTATGTTTGTTGAAAATGTGA